A genomic region of Alistipes megaguti contains the following coding sequences:
- a CDS encoding RagB/SusD family nutrient uptake outer membrane protein, with protein MILKRTILSLCLIVGSVMLTCCTDLKFGADFLDKAPDGGMNKDSVFASRVYAERAVAEAYFALPFGLPYQSGSWGPKLGRDILECITDLGVSTLGWNHESDMHYYNGQYNSADKQWMANSKYSFTQEHCWESVRAAWIVIENIDAVPDMDETLKKRRKAEMKMVIAVHYTDMFRHFGGLPIIDKVIKPGDETYYPRATVEQTVAFITRLCDEAAADLPWKVDPTDDGRFTKAGALACKIRVLLFAASPVFNDTEPYLAGEASSQLVTWYGDYQKSRWEAVISACEEFFRENTADPYMLVNTGNPREDFRNGYFNRGNNEILISTRCNVNRIGGPTDWMFQTIAKWGSGNSTLNYLEMFPKTDGTPADNDWSKPITFQWPKDNSDPMLAPGNPFANRDPRMYETLVVLGDRKIGGGTSPYFKSWINGDDYNNLGLKTLVTGTNMRKFMFDLDASTMNGKYLQWPWMRLSEIYLSYAEALNEVETTGLYGDKYTNLQEVRKRVGMPEVPGVRSMTKEEFRKTVLLERCLEFGFEEVRWFDLVRWKMKEEFTKTLYQVSITLDSDTNMITLERQPMTDRYWKNNFSPKWYFSAIPLDEVQKGLVQNPGW; from the coding sequence ATGATACTGAAAAGAACCATATTATCCCTCTGCCTGATTGTCGGATCTGTAATGTTGACCTGTTGTACGGATCTGAAATTCGGAGCCGACTTTCTGGATAAGGCACCCGATGGTGGCATGAACAAGGATTCGGTATTCGCATCGCGTGTGTATGCCGAGCGGGCTGTTGCGGAGGCCTATTTTGCGCTTCCTTTCGGACTGCCCTATCAGTCCGGGTCTTGGGGACCGAAACTCGGTCGGGACATTTTGGAGTGTATTACCGACCTCGGAGTGTCGACTCTGGGCTGGAACCATGAGTCTGACATGCATTACTATAACGGTCAGTACAACTCGGCTGATAAGCAATGGATGGCAAACTCGAAATATTCGTTTACGCAGGAGCATTGTTGGGAGAGTGTACGTGCCGCGTGGATCGTCATTGAGAACATCGATGCGGTTCCTGATATGGACGAAACACTCAAAAAACGGCGCAAGGCCGAAATGAAGATGGTCATAGCCGTTCACTATACCGACATGTTCCGCCACTTCGGTGGTCTGCCTATTATTGATAAGGTGATCAAGCCCGGAGACGAGACTTATTATCCTCGAGCTACGGTCGAACAGACGGTCGCCTTCATTACGCGACTTTGCGACGAAGCGGCCGCCGATCTCCCGTGGAAGGTGGATCCGACTGATGACGGTCGTTTTACCAAGGCCGGAGCGTTGGCCTGCAAGATTCGTGTTCTGCTCTTTGCTGCCAGCCCGGTGTTCAACGATACGGAACCTTATCTTGCCGGAGAGGCTTCGAGCCAACTGGTAACCTGGTATGGCGACTATCAGAAGAGCCGTTGGGAGGCTGTTATCAGTGCCTGCGAGGAATTCTTCCGTGAGAATACGGCTGATCCTTATATGTTGGTGAATACGGGCAACCCGCGGGAGGACTTCCGCAACGGTTACTTCAACCGGGGCAACAACGAGATTCTAATCTCGACGCGTTGCAACGTCAACCGGATCGGCGGACCGACGGACTGGATGTTCCAGACGATTGCCAAATGGGGCAGCGGCAACTCCACGCTGAATTACCTGGAGATGTTCCCCAAGACGGATGGTACGCCGGCAGACAACGATTGGAGCAAACCGATCACCTTTCAGTGGCCGAAGGATAACAGCGACCCGATGTTGGCTCCGGGTAACCCCTTTGCCAATAGGGATCCGCGCATGTATGAGACGCTTGTGGTATTGGGCGATCGCAAGATCGGTGGCGGTACGAGCCCCTATTTCAAGTCGTGGATCAATGGCGACGATTACAACAACCTGGGATTGAAAACGCTCGTAACGGGTACGAACATGCGTAAATTCATGTTCGATCTTGATGCGAGCACGATGAATGGCAAGTATCTCCAATGGCCGTGGATGCGTCTGTCTGAAATCTACCTCAGCTACGCCGAAGCGCTCAACGAGGTGGAGACTACCGGACTTTACGGAGACAAGTATACCAATTTGCAGGAGGTCCGCAAACGTGTCGGAATGCCCGAGGTCCCGGGTGTCCGGTCCATGACGAAGGAGGAGTTCCGCAAGACGGTGCTTCTGGAACGTTGTCTTGAATTCGGATTCGAGGAGGTTCGCTGGTTCGACCTCGTGCGCTGGAAAATGAAGGAGGAGTTCACCAAAACGCTCTATCAGGTTTCGATTACGCTGGATAGCGATACCAACATGATCACGTTGGAGCGTCAGCCGATGACGGACCGCTATTGGAAGAATAACTTTTCTCCGAAATGGTATTTTAGTGCAATACCTTTGGACGAGGTACAGAAGGGGCTGGTTCAGAATCCCGGATGGTAA
- a CDS encoding RagB/SusD family nutrient uptake outer membrane protein has translation MKTISKYTLVLTMLAFCSCNYLDYDETSGFSKDEMFVYFSRTKKMLTNVYGYLPKDFGNVGNAMLSAATDDADYAWTTSAIHQFGDGSWSAINTLDDQWAQLYKGIRAANLFLESYQPDFPNSEWNDKYEDEMSAYVYYPYEARFLRAFFHFELAKRYNNVPLLTRTYSPSEVNTVEPSGFDQIVSFIVSECDEIAPELPLNYQNVYGSETGRITRGAVLALKSRVLLYAASKLHNPDNDLEKWHAAASAAKEVIDLNVYRLVPDESPVNNLSSQELILERREANSNTFESLNFPIGYEGGNSGNTPTQNLVDAFDIDGKPFDWNNSDHVNNIYNTNRRDPRLFATVLYNGAMWKGVPVECFEGGRNGLPLEGASRTSYYLRKYVQEEVNFADGQTTTAPHNWVLFRYAEVLLNYAEALYEYSGNQTFTSDEFPLSPLAAVNQIRTRAGVPALNVTNDFTDRLRNERRVELAFEDHRFWDIRRWMIGPSTREIYGVNVIYDGSNVRYERKLVTTRVWEDKMYFYPIPNTELFKNHKLVQNPGW, from the coding sequence ATGAAAACCATCTCGAAATATACGCTTGTTCTGACGATGTTGGCCTTCTGTTCGTGCAACTATCTCGATTATGATGAGACTTCGGGATTCAGCAAGGATGAAATGTTCGTCTATTTCTCCCGCACGAAGAAGATGCTGACAAATGTTTACGGATATCTGCCCAAGGATTTCGGCAATGTGGGCAACGCTATGCTTTCGGCGGCGACCGACGATGCCGACTATGCCTGGACGACGTCGGCGATCCATCAGTTCGGCGACGGCAGTTGGAGCGCCATCAATACGCTCGACGATCAGTGGGCGCAGCTCTACAAGGGTATCCGTGCTGCAAATCTCTTTCTCGAAAGTTATCAACCCGACTTCCCCAACAGTGAGTGGAATGACAAGTACGAGGATGAGATGTCGGCCTATGTCTATTATCCTTACGAGGCCCGGTTCCTGCGTGCATTTTTCCATTTCGAACTGGCCAAACGTTACAACAATGTTCCTCTGCTTACGCGTACCTACTCTCCGTCGGAGGTCAATACGGTCGAGCCGTCGGGTTTTGACCAGATTGTCTCCTTTATCGTGTCGGAATGCGATGAGATTGCTCCGGAATTGCCTCTGAACTATCAGAACGTGTACGGATCGGAGACGGGACGTATCACGCGGGGTGCGGTGTTGGCCCTGAAATCCCGGGTATTGCTCTATGCGGCCAGCAAACTCCACAATCCGGACAATGATTTGGAAAAATGGCATGCGGCCGCGTCGGCAGCCAAGGAGGTGATTGATTTGAATGTATACCGGTTGGTTCCCGACGAGAGCCCGGTGAACAACCTTTCGTCGCAGGAGTTGATCCTCGAACGCCGGGAAGCGAACAGCAATACGTTCGAATCGCTCAATTTCCCGATTGGCTACGAAGGAGGTAATTCGGGAAATACGCCGACTCAGAACCTGGTCGATGCTTTCGATATCGACGGCAAGCCGTTCGACTGGAACAATTCCGACCATGTGAACAACATCTACAATACGAATCGTCGGGATCCGCGTCTGTTCGCAACGGTGCTTTACAACGGTGCCATGTGGAAAGGTGTTCCGGTGGAGTGCTTCGAAGGCGGGCGTAACGGCCTGCCACTCGAAGGGGCGAGCCGAACTTCTTATTATCTGCGCAAGTATGTTCAGGAGGAGGTGAACTTCGCCGACGGCCAGACCACTACGGCCCCGCACAATTGGGTGCTGTTCCGTTATGCCGAAGTGTTGCTCAACTATGCCGAAGCCTTGTATGAGTATTCGGGAAATCAGACGTTTACCTCCGATGAGTTCCCGCTCTCGCCGCTTGCTGCGGTCAATCAGATTCGGACCCGTGCGGGAGTTCCGGCTCTGAACGTTACAAACGATTTCACGGATCGCCTGCGCAATGAGAGACGTGTGGAACTGGCGTTCGAAGACCATCGTTTCTGGGATATTCGTCGATGGATGATCGGCCCGAGCACGCGTGAGATCTATGGCGTGAATGTTATTTATGACGGATCGAACGTTCGTTACGAGCGAAAACTCGTGACTACGCGAGTTTGGGAGGACAAGATGTATTTCTATCCCATTCCGAATACGGAGCTTTTCAAAAATCACAAACTGGTTCAGAATCCGGGCTGGTAG
- a CDS encoding glycoside hydrolase family 16 protein codes for MKRVINILCLGILLTAVACSEETPNIPPFVGSGEEALETGFFEDFTESTVDATKWAICPANQYANWKKFMGQIPLESYVPVDGVLSLQAVSPAEYGQPATNAPFCMGLQTMKPSGLVLYAFRYGEVTVRARFSSTGDGAWPAIWLMPVDENSTTWPEAGEIDIMEHYNSEAWIEHAVHYTRQGGGNASKSAKVTASTAGLSLSEYNIYGVRKTPGKLEWTVNGEVTFTVTQAQVEADGGIWPFESRDYYIIINQSCAPMQSYGGNAWRASWLPSFDVLPYEMSVDWVRVVEEE; via the coding sequence ATGAAAAGAGTGATCAATATCTTGTGTTTGGGAATTCTCCTCACGGCTGTGGCTTGCAGCGAGGAGACCCCGAATATTCCCCCGTTTGTCGGATCCGGGGAGGAGGCTCTGGAAACAGGTTTCTTCGAGGATTTTACCGAATCGACGGTTGATGCGACCAAATGGGCCATATGCCCGGCCAACCAGTATGCCAACTGGAAGAAATTCATGGGACAAATTCCGTTGGAGAGCTACGTGCCGGTCGATGGGGTGCTCTCCTTGCAGGCTGTGTCGCCGGCCGAATACGGACAACCGGCTACGAATGCTCCGTTTTGCATGGGCTTGCAGACCATGAAACCGAGCGGGCTGGTTCTCTATGCCTTCCGTTATGGCGAAGTGACCGTGAGGGCTCGTTTTTCCTCGACAGGCGACGGTGCGTGGCCGGCTATTTGGCTGATGCCCGTTGATGAGAATTCCACCACCTGGCCCGAGGCCGGTGAGATCGACATCATGGAACATTATAATTCCGAGGCATGGATCGAACACGCCGTGCATTATACGCGGCAGGGTGGCGGAAACGCTTCGAAGAGTGCGAAAGTCACCGCTTCGACCGCCGGGTTGAGTTTGTCGGAATACAATATTTACGGGGTGCGCAAAACGCCCGGGAAACTCGAATGGACCGTGAACGGCGAAGTGACCTTTACGGTTACGCAGGCCCAGGTTGAGGCTGATGGCGGTATCTGGCCGTTCGAATCCCGTGACTATTATATCATCATCAATCAGTCCTGTGCTCCGATGCAGAGTTACGGCGGCAATGCTTGGCGGGCCTCCTGGCTGCCGTCGTTCGATGTTTTGCCGTATGAGATGTCAGTGGACTGGGTGCGGGTTGTTGAGGAGGAGTAG
- a CDS encoding TonB-dependent receptor, with protein MSVTSGHAQERDAASTVKGIVVDETDLPLPGATIIIKNTQTGTSADANGKFSIQAKPSDILQISYIGYESLEIPVNSKTELTIRMKADANTIEDVQVIAYGTQKKVTVTGAIASVGGADLVKSPSASIANVMAGTLTGVSTVQYSGQPGADDAEIYVRGTGSLDAAASQPLILVDGVERAFTRMDPNEIESVTVLKDASATAVFGVRGANGVILVTTKRGKEGKTSISLSSSVGVTQAMRLPEMANSYDHAFYHNEMMTNDGEDPLFGTDLIEAFRTNSDPIMFPNMNWKEEIFRKASLQTQHNLNISGGTDRVRYFTSFGYLYQDGLLKRHDESYNPNYRTNRYNYRVNLDVDVTKTTLMSINVGGISETYYEPVIGNNDNLWRVILYSQPFSSPGIMDGKIVVPSVRYYPNIYSSGLTTGYASYYGLGYTQKTSNTLNIDLQLTQKLDMVTKGLSVQVKGAYNSKFMAQKSWRGMAEKVNAIYRGSLETEGSAVDMNDPTFDRTIVYQLVQEGQSLQYNGEDYQSGKARDWYLEASIRYERTFGKHAVTGLLLHNMSKKYYLAQNTAIPRGYLGLVGRATYAYDNKYLVDFNIGYNGSENFHPDRRFGVFPAASLGWVISQENFLRDSKFINFLKLRASYGLVGNDVLLLNSVEQRFLYSSDKYTSGNGYYFGVNTNEKYPGIAEGSLGNQFVTWETARKQNYGLDLTVLNNRLTFTADLFFENRDDILIKQQSLPAYVVGADTGKFPAVNMGETTNKGFELSLGWSDQTHTGDFRYWAKFNVSFNRNKVIFKDEVKYDEPWKGETGRSIGINSGYIFERFYEESDFDEEGNLLPGLPDPGAVVKPGDLMYKDLNGDNVISGEDEAMFGYSDRPEYTFGFIAGFQWKNFDFSMTWTGATNVARRLENEYIYPFNTAGNHGLFQFMIDDRWTPERGQSASFPRFTMKNSTHNAKPSSFWVRDASYLRLKNFEIGYTINAKVLKKAGIENMRIYANGYNLLTFSYLDFIDPESKANAQARYPNLRIINLGVNINF; from the coding sequence ATGAGTGTGACATCCGGTCATGCGCAGGAGCGGGATGCGGCCTCGACCGTGAAAGGCATCGTTGTCGATGAGACGGACTTGCCGCTTCCCGGAGCAACCATCATTATCAAAAATACCCAAACGGGAACTTCGGCCGATGCGAACGGCAAGTTCAGCATCCAGGCGAAGCCTTCCGATATTCTTCAGATTTCCTATATCGGCTATGAGTCCCTGGAGATTCCCGTAAACAGCAAAACGGAGCTTACGATCCGAATGAAGGCAGATGCCAATACCATCGAGGATGTGCAGGTGATCGCCTACGGTACGCAAAAAAAGGTGACGGTTACGGGTGCCATTGCTTCGGTCGGCGGGGCTGATCTGGTGAAATCGCCCAGTGCCAGTATCGCCAATGTCATGGCCGGAACGCTGACCGGTGTGTCGACGGTGCAATACAGCGGCCAGCCCGGAGCCGATGACGCCGAGATTTATGTCCGTGGTACGGGTAGTCTCGATGCGGCCGCCTCTCAGCCTCTGATTTTGGTCGACGGTGTGGAACGAGCCTTCACGCGTATGGATCCGAACGAGATCGAGAGTGTTACGGTACTTAAAGACGCTTCGGCAACGGCCGTATTTGGTGTCCGGGGTGCCAACGGTGTCATTCTGGTGACGACCAAGCGTGGTAAGGAGGGTAAGACCAGTATCTCGCTGTCGTCGTCCGTCGGTGTAACGCAGGCCATGCGTCTCCCGGAGATGGCCAATAGCTATGATCATGCGTTTTATCATAACGAGATGATGACCAACGACGGGGAGGACCCCCTGTTTGGGACTGATCTGATCGAGGCTTTCCGCACGAATTCCGACCCGATCATGTTCCCGAACATGAACTGGAAAGAGGAGATCTTCCGCAAGGCTTCGCTCCAAACCCAGCACAATCTCAATATTTCGGGTGGTACGGACCGGGTCCGTTACTTCACGTCGTTCGGTTATCTCTATCAGGACGGTTTGCTCAAACGTCACGACGAGTCGTACAATCCCAACTATCGGACAAACCGTTACAACTATCGTGTGAACCTCGATGTTGACGTGACGAAGACCACCTTGATGAGTATCAATGTCGGCGGTATTTCCGAGACTTATTACGAGCCCGTCATTGGTAACAATGACAATCTGTGGCGAGTGATTCTCTATTCGCAGCCCTTCTCGAGTCCCGGTATCATGGATGGCAAGATCGTCGTGCCGTCGGTTCGTTATTATCCGAATATATACAGCTCGGGTCTGACGACGGGATACGCCTCCTATTATGGGCTGGGATACACGCAGAAAACGAGCAATACGCTCAATATCGACTTGCAGTTGACTCAGAAACTCGACATGGTGACCAAGGGCCTTTCGGTTCAGGTCAAGGGAGCCTACAACTCGAAGTTCATGGCTCAAAAGTCTTGGCGCGGCATGGCGGAAAAGGTGAATGCCATCTATCGGGGCAGTTTGGAGACGGAAGGATCGGCTGTCGACATGAACGATCCGACTTTCGACCGTACCATCGTTTACCAGCTCGTGCAGGAGGGCCAGAGTCTCCAATACAATGGCGAAGACTATCAAAGCGGCAAGGCCCGAGACTGGTATTTGGAGGCCAGTATCCGATATGAGCGTACCTTCGGCAAACATGCCGTGACGGGACTTCTGCTCCACAACATGTCCAAGAAGTACTATCTGGCCCAGAACACGGCAATTCCCCGCGGTTATCTGGGTTTGGTCGGGCGTGCAACATACGCTTATGACAATAAATATCTGGTCGATTTCAACATCGGTTACAACGGTTCGGAGAACTTCCATCCCGATCGTCGTTTCGGTGTTTTCCCGGCGGCGTCTCTTGGATGGGTCATTTCCCAAGAGAATTTCCTGCGAGACAGCAAATTCATCAATTTCCTGAAACTGCGTGCATCGTATGGACTGGTCGGAAACGATGTGCTGTTGCTGAACTCCGTCGAGCAGCGATTCCTCTACTCTTCGGATAAATACACATCCGGCAACGGTTATTATTTCGGAGTGAATACGAACGAAAAATATCCTGGAATCGCCGAGGGCTCGCTTGGCAACCAGTTCGTTACGTGGGAAACGGCTCGTAAGCAGAATTATGGTCTCGATCTTACCGTTTTGAACAATCGTTTGACCTTTACGGCCGATCTTTTCTTTGAGAATCGTGACGATATCCTGATTAAACAGCAGTCGCTGCCTGCGTACGTCGTCGGAGCCGATACGGGTAAATTCCCGGCTGTCAACATGGGTGAAACGACCAACAAAGGTTTCGAACTTTCGCTTGGTTGGAGCGACCAGACCCATACGGGTGATTTCCGCTATTGGGCGAAGTTTAATGTCTCTTTCAATCGCAACAAGGTGATATTCAAGGATGAGGTCAAGTATGACGAGCCCTGGAAGGGTGAAACGGGACGCAGTATCGGTATCAATTCGGGCTATATTTTCGAACGTTTTTACGAAGAGAGCGATTTTGACGAGGAAGGAAATCTGCTTCCCGGCCTGCCGGATCCCGGAGCTGTGGTGAAGCCCGGCGATCTGATGTATAAGGACCTCAACGGAGACAACGTTATCAGCGGAGAGGATGAAGCCATGTTCGGTTACAGCGATCGTCCGGAATACACGTTCGGTTTCATCGCCGGATTCCAGTGGAAGAACTTCGACTTTTCGATGACCTGGACCGGTGCGACGAATGTGGCCCGGCGCTTGGAGAATGAGTATATCTATCCGTTCAATACGGCAGGTAACCATGGATTGTTCCAGTTTATGATTGACGACCGTTGGACTCCCGAACGAGGACAGTCTGCATCGTTCCCGCGTTTCACGATGAAAAATTCGACGCACAATGCCAAACCGTCGTCGTTCTGGGTGCGGGACGCTTCGTATCTCCGATTGAAAAACTTTGAAATAGGATACACCATCAATGCGAAGGTGTTGAAGAAGGCCGGCATTGAGAACATGCGTATCTATGCGAACGGTTACAACCTGTTGACATTCTCCTATCTGGATTTCATTGATCCCGAGTCAAAAGCCAATGCACAGGCCCGTTATCCGAATCTTCGGATCATCAATCTCGGTGTAAACATCAATTTCTAA
- a CDS encoding SusC/RagA family TonB-linked outer membrane protein has protein sequence MIRRTYIFLLLSILPGISLGQDLKLRVVDQENKPLFGYAVSPQNRYRQDVLTDENGIAVLDNSLRGLPVEVSGYNTKHKTVVLDGDFTTVVMDVTSEVVPLGYGNTVREGERTSAVSTVSCDDIERSVNNPANALYGKLAGLYVMQNETAAWNNDPTFFIRGLATLNNTTPLILVDGFERPLRSLSLEEIESVSVLKDAASLAIYGMRGANGIILVTTKRGLSQGMHAKVSYQFGVDTPFRLPEMADANQYAAAMNEALYYDGLRRRYSEADLNDIRTGANPEMFPNVNWWDEAVRSAGYNHELIASFRGGSKSVRYYSQLTYNGSDGLIKPADMDPDYSSQMEWDRLSVRTNLDVDFTPTTRLKVNVLGQIEQHHRPTTAYNTIFQQLYDTPALAFPIKTSTGKWGGDNLRNNPIGDLVGKGYTDGIDRALYADMRLTQNLSMLTEGLSVEGALAFDNRASFWEGQSKTYASEVLQGTRNPDGTMNIARTTIGADSPLTYSSSVGAVVMITTVDAIVRYNRDWGNRHTLKAMAGYHMEGSIKKDRNNTYRRQSVVASAHYGYMNRYFFDVAMSYAGSSVMPQGDKYRFFPAVSAAWVLSNENFLKNSKVVDYLKLRASWGITGSDLMSYGLSRQYYVGGNSYWFGSGNASAEGWTEGALANYDLTCETAYKANVGIDMQLFKGLDLSMDAFYEDRQNILCSTENVYSSILGVAMSNRNEGHVRNRGVEAALNWHQTIGDWSYMIGGTFTFARNEIVNMNEGYQPYDYLCQTGGRIGQFFGLQAVGFFRDMQDVENSVEHTFSQVRPGDVKYKDLNDDKKIDAYDRIAMGYSTTLPEIYYGFTVGAQWRGIGIRADFQGVANYTLLKSMTSYYQPLRNNKNVSTHYLANRWTAANMENALYPRLSTLDNQNNYQNSSIWQENGAFLKLRNLEISWTLPKRWSNAIRTSSVRIFARGSNLFSLDNVKSLDPEMLKATYPSLRSYHIGVNLTF, from the coding sequence ATGATAAGAAGAACATATATATTCCTGTTGCTCAGTATTCTGCCCGGAATATCTTTGGGACAGGATCTCAAGTTGCGGGTTGTCGATCAGGAGAACAAGCCCCTTTTCGGGTACGCCGTTTCTCCTCAGAACAGATACCGTCAGGACGTCCTGACCGACGAAAACGGAATCGCCGTGCTCGACAATTCGCTTCGGGGGCTTCCGGTAGAGGTGTCGGGATACAACACCAAGCACAAGACTGTGGTTCTTGACGGAGACTTCACGACTGTGGTGATGGATGTCACTTCGGAGGTGGTTCCCTTGGGATATGGCAATACGGTGCGCGAAGGAGAACGGACTTCGGCCGTCTCGACTGTTTCGTGCGATGATATCGAGCGTTCGGTGAACAATCCGGCAAATGCGCTCTACGGCAAGTTGGCCGGACTCTATGTCATGCAGAATGAAACCGCGGCCTGGAATAACGATCCGACCTTCTTTATCCGGGGCCTGGCGACACTCAACAACACGACTCCGTTGATTCTTGTTGATGGTTTCGAACGTCCGTTGCGTTCGCTCTCTCTCGAAGAAATTGAAAGCGTTTCGGTTTTGAAGGATGCAGCATCCTTGGCCATCTACGGTATGCGTGGTGCCAACGGCATCATTCTGGTGACGACCAAACGGGGTTTGTCGCAGGGTATGCATGCCAAAGTTTCGTATCAGTTCGGTGTCGATACTCCGTTCCGGTTGCCCGAAATGGCTGATGCAAACCAGTATGCGGCGGCCATGAACGAGGCGCTTTATTACGACGGATTACGCCGACGTTATTCCGAGGCCGATCTGAACGACATCCGTACCGGAGCCAATCCGGAGATGTTCCCCAATGTCAATTGGTGGGACGAAGCGGTCCGCAGCGCCGGTTATAACCATGAACTGATTGCCTCGTTCCGAGGAGGATCGAAATCCGTGCGTTATTACAGCCAGTTGACCTACAATGGCAGCGATGGCCTGATTAAGCCGGCGGACATGGATCCCGATTACTCGTCGCAGATGGAATGGGACCGGTTGAGCGTGCGCACGAATCTCGATGTGGACTTTACCCCGACGACTCGCTTGAAGGTGAACGTATTGGGTCAGATCGAGCAGCACCATCGCCCGACGACGGCTTACAATACGATCTTCCAGCAACTCTACGATACGCCGGCCCTGGCATTCCCGATCAAGACTTCGACCGGCAAGTGGGGTGGTGACAACCTGCGCAACAACCCCATCGGAGACTTGGTCGGAAAGGGATATACCGACGGGATCGACCGTGCCTTGTATGCCGACATGCGTCTTACGCAGAATCTCTCGATGCTGACGGAAGGTTTGAGTGTGGAGGGCGCTTTGGCATTCGACAACCGGGCCAGCTTCTGGGAGGGTCAAAGTAAAACCTATGCTTCGGAGGTGCTCCAGGGAACACGCAATCCCGACGGAACGATGAATATCGCCCGCACGACGATTGGTGCCGATTCTCCGTTGACTTACAGCAGTTCGGTCGGAGCCGTGGTCATGATCACTACGGTGGATGCCATCGTTCGTTACAATCGGGATTGGGGTAACCGTCACACGTTGAAGGCGATGGCTGGGTACCACATGGAGGGCAGCATCAAGAAGGATCGCAACAATACGTATCGGCGTCAGAGTGTCGTTGCTTCGGCCCATTACGGCTATATGAACCGCTATTTCTTCGATGTGGCCATGTCCTATGCCGGATCGAGCGTCATGCCCCAAGGAGACAAATATCGTTTCTTCCCGGCAGTTTCGGCCGCATGGGTGCTTTCGAACGAGAACTTCTTGAAGAATTCGAAAGTGGTCGATTATTTGAAGCTGCGGGCTTCGTGGGGCATTACGGGCAGCGATCTGATGTCCTACGGATTGAGCCGTCAGTATTATGTCGGCGGTAATTCCTATTGGTTCGGATCCGGCAATGCATCGGCCGAAGGATGGACCGAGGGTGCGTTGGCGAATTACGACCTGACGTGTGAAACCGCCTATAAGGCCAATGTGGGTATCGACATGCAGCTTTTCAAGGGGCTTGATCTGTCGATGGATGCCTTCTATGAGGATCGGCAGAATATTCTGTGCAGCACGGAGAATGTCTATTCGAGTATCCTGGGGGTCGCCATGTCCAACCGCAACGAGGGACATGTCCGCAATCGGGGTGTCGAAGCTGCACTGAACTGGCACCAAACGATTGGCGACTGGAGCTACATGATCGGCGGAACGTTCACATTCGCTCGCAACGAGATTGTCAACATGAATGAGGGCTATCAGCCGTATGATTACCTTTGCCAGACGGGTGGCCGGATCGGGCAGTTCTTCGGATTGCAGGCCGTAGGCTTTTTCCGCGATATGCAGGATGTCGAGAACAGCGTTGAGCATACCTTCTCGCAGGTTCGTCCCGGAGACGTGAAATACAAGGATCTGAACGACGACAAGAAGATAGATGCTTACGACCGCATCGCCATGGGTTACAGCACGACATTGCCCGAGATCTACTATGGGTTCACGGTGGGTGCCCAATGGCGGGGTATCGGCATTCGGGCCGATTTCCAGGGTGTGGCGAACTATACGTTGCTGAAAAGCATGACCAGCTATTATCAGCCTTTGCGCAACAACAAGAACGTGTCGACTCATTATTTGGCCAATCGGTGGACGGCCGCAAACATGGAGAATGCCCTGTACCCGCGGCTTTCGACGCTTGACAACCAGAATAATTACCAGAATAGTTCCATTTGGCAGGAGAACGGTGCTTTCCTCAAACTGCGTAATCTGGAAATCAGCTGGACACTTCCCAAACGATGGTCCAATGCGATTCGGACTTCGTCGGTGCGGATTTTCGCCCGGGGATCCAATCTCTTTTCCTTGGACAACGTCAAGAGTCTTGATCCCGAGATGCTGAAAGCGACCTATCCGTCGCTCAGATCTTACCACATCGGCGTCAATTTAACCTTCTAA